Below is a window of Synechococcus sp. RSCCF101 DNA.
CTCAGGTAGGCCTCACCATTCCAGATGAAGGCACGGCGCACCCAGCCGAAGGGCTTGGTGACCACGTGGTAGATGCCACCGAAGATCAGGATCAGGCCGAGCCAGATGTGGCCGCCGATGATGTCTTCCATCGAGTTGACCCCGATGATCCAGCCCTCGCCACCGAAGGGAGCGCGGAACAAGTAGCCGAAGATCACACCCGGATCGAGGGTCGGGTTGGTGATCAGACGCACGTCGCCGCCACCGGGTGCCCAGGTGTCGTAGACGCCGCCGAAGAACATGGCCTTGAACACCAGCAGCAGTGCACCCACACCGAGAAGGATGAGGTGGTAACCGATGATGTTGGTCATCTGGTTCTTGTCGCGCCAGTCCTGGGAGAAGAACGTGGAGTAGTTCTCCAGAATTTCAGGACCACGCAGAGCGTGATACAGACCGCCCACGCCGAGAACGGCGGAGCTGATCAGGTGCAGCACACCGACCACGAAGAAGGGGTAGAGGTCGGTGACCTCACCGCCTGGGCCGACGCCGTAGCCGAGGGTGGCCACGTGGGGGAACAGGATCAGGCCCTGCTCGTACATCGGCTTGTCGAAGGTGAAGTGGCTCACCTCGAAGAGCATCATGGCTCCGGCCCAGAAGACCATCAGACCGGCGTGGGCGACGTGAGCACCCAGAAGACGGCCGGACAGATTGATCAGTCGGGCGTTACCAGCCCACCAGGCATAGCCGGTGGAGTCGAGGTCTTTGCCGCCGACGGCGACAAGACCGGGATTAAAGGGCGTTTCCACGGGGCAGAACCTCTTCAGGGAAGACGAAGTTTT
It encodes the following:
- the psbC gene encoding photosystem II reaction center protein CP43 translates to METPFNPGLVAVGGKDLDSTGYAWWAGNARLINLSGRLLGAHVAHAGLMVFWAGAMMLFEVSHFTFDKPMYEQGLILFPHVATLGYGVGPGGEVTDLYPFFVVGVLHLISSAVLGVGGLYHALRGPEILENYSTFFSQDWRDKNQMTNIIGYHLILLGVGALLLVFKAMFFGGVYDTWAPGGGDVRLITNPTLDPGVIFGYLFRAPFGGEGWIIGVNSMEDIIGGHIWLGLILIFGGIYHVVTKPFGWVRRAFIWNGEAYLSYSLGALSFMSFIASAFIWFNNTAYPSEFYGPTNAEASQAQSFTFLVRDQRLGANIGSAMGPTGLGKYLMRSPTGEIIFGGETMRFWDFRGPWLEPLRGPNGLSLDKLQNDIQPWQVRRAAEYMTHAPNASLNSVGGIITEPNSVNFVNIRQWLAATQFVLAFFFLVGHLWHAGRARAAAAGFEKGIDRQAEPTLAMPDLD